GAGTTCGCGCTTGACCGTGTCGCTCACCAGCTTGCCCTCCACGCGCTGCTGGGCGGCGGCGAACTTCGCCATGACGTTCTTCATGACCGCGCCCATCTCTTTCATCGTCGGTGCGGCGCCGGCGGCGGCCATCTCGGCGATGGCGGCGCGCACCGCGGCCGCGATCTCGGCTTCGCCCAGCGCCTGGGGCAGGTAGCCCTCGATGATGACGATCTCGGCGGCCTCCTTGTCGGCGAGCTCCTTGCGCCCGCCCTTGGTGAACTGCTCGATGGAGTCCTTGCGCTGCTTGATGAGCGTGGCCAGCACCGCCTGCGACTCCTTGTCATCGAGCGCGGCCATCTTCTCCACCCGCTTGTTCTCCAGCGCGCTCTTGACCATGCGCAGGGTGGAGAGGCGCAATTCCTCGCGCGCCTTCATGGCGGCGGTGATGTCGGACTGGATCTGCTCGGCGAGAGTCATGCAGAGATTATAGCGGGCGCCGGCAAGCCGTAGCCGCTGCGGGCGGGAAGGCTTATGATGATGCCGCGGTTCCAGCTCACATCCCGGAAAGAAGCCTATGCTGCGCAAGACCCGCCTCTTCACGCCCGGCCCCACGCCGCTGCTGCCGGCGGCGCAGGCGGCCATGGCCCGCGAGTACCACCACCGCACCGCCGACTTCCGCGCCCTCTACACCCGCG
This window of the Terriglobales bacterium genome carries:
- a CDS encoding GatB/YqeY domain-containing protein, with amino-acid sequence MTLAEQIQSDITAAMKAREELRLSTLRMVKSALENKRVEKMAALDDKESQAVLATLIKQRKDSIEQFTKGGRKELADKEAAEIVIIEGYLPQALGEAEIAAAVRAAIAEMAAAGAAPTMKEMGAVMKNVMAKFAAAQQRVEGKLVSDTVKRELAPK